A region of the Roseiconus lacunae genome:
GGCTAACGCCATGCGGCTAATCCTAATTTCATAGGTTTATGAATCACTAGGCTTAACCAAATGACGATCGCGATGGTTCTCGTGCGATCCACCGCGTCTCGAGCCGTCGGCTCACGACGTTCGGGGTATCATCGAGATATCCCAAGCCCCCTCCCCAACGATCGAGTGCATCATGGTCCAACGATTCTTGCGAACTCGTTGCTCTTCAATACAGTTCGTGACTGTTTTCGTGGCAGCCCACTTCTGCTGTTTCGTTGCGTCGTCTTTCAACGTCTTTGCCGAGCCGCCGTCCACGCTGTACCGAATCGACGCAAAGTCTCCCGAAGGTCTTCGCCAACTCTTTCAACGTGGCGGCGGTCCGTTACCGATCGTCAGCGCCCATCGTGGCGGCGGCGAAATGCCTGGTTATCCGGAAAACTGCCTCGAAACGTTCGAGCACACGCTGCGTCACGCCTACGCGATGCTGGAGATCGACCTCCAGGAAACCGCCGATGGGGCTTTAGTACTGCACCATGACGCAACACTCGATCGAACCACCACTGGAAACGGCCCCGTATCCGACCAAACACTCGCCGAACTGAAACAGCTATTCCTCAAAGACGTCGACGGCAACGTCACGTCCTATCGCATGCCAACGCTGGAAGAAACCTTGCAGTGGGCACGGGGCAAAACGATCTTGATCTTCGACAAAAAGAAAGTCTCTGTCGAACGGTGTGTGCAAGAAATCCAGCGGCACCAAGCACAAAGCTATGCGATGGTGATGGCTTACAGCATCGACGAAATCAAGCAGTGTCACCGACTTGATTCAGACATCATGATGGAAGTCATGATCGGAAACGACAAACGATTCGATCAGTTTCAACAAAGCGGGGTGCCGTTTGATCGAGTGGTCGCATTTGTCGGACACCAACCTCCGACCGACCAAGCCTTGATTGAGCGTTTGCACGGCGAACGTGTGTGCTGCATCGCGGGAACATCACGCAACTTGGACAAGCCCCTCAAAGACCTATCCAATCAAGACGATCCTTCCGCCAAAAAGAAAACCGAACTGCAATCGAAGTATCAGGAACGCCTCGATTTCGGCGTTGATTTGATCGAAACCGACTTGCCCGTCGAAGTCTCCACCCTGCTCGGCTTGACCGATCAAGTTCCCGACGCCAAACGCCGTTTTTTCATTCCACGATCAGAGCATGCCCCAGAGTCAAACCACAACTCGCATCATCAACTCGAACGGATCCAAGTTTCAGACGATGGCACCCACTTCGTCGGTAAAGATTCCGGAGCCAAATTTCGACCTTGGGGCTACAACTTCGTTGGCGAATTCGGGCAGATCGTCGAGGAATACTGGGACGAGAATTGGGCGTCACTGGAAGAAGACTTTCGTGAGATGAAGCGACTCGGTGCCAATGTTGTCCGCCTGCACTTGCAAGTCGGCACCTACATGCAATCTCCCAACGAAGTTGACCACCACCAACTCCGGCGTCTCGCATCGGTTTTGGACTTGGCCGACCGAACCGGTCTTTACCTGGATTTGACTGGGTTAGGCTGCTATCACCTCGATCAAGTGCCGGATTGGTTTGCCGAGTCAAACGAACGACAGCGGTGGGAGACGCAGGCCAACTTCTGGGAGGCGATCGCCAAAACTTGTTCGGGGCATCCGGCAGTGTTCTGTTATGACCTGATCAACGAGCCTGTCTTGGGCCCGCCCAAAGACGGCGAACATCCGTGGCTGTTGGGTGAGTTGGGCGGCCAATACTTTGTCCAGCGGATCAGCCATCGAGGAGACGCCTCGTCACGCCAAGATATCGCGGCCGAGTGGGTCAACCGAATGGTCACTGCGATTAAGAAGCACGACTCCGAATCCATGATCACGATCGGTGTGATCCCCTGGGCTCATGTTTGGCCCAACGCCAAGCCGCTGTTTTATTCCGCCCCGATCGCCGATCAATTTGATTTCGTCAGCGTTCATTTCTATCCGCAAACCGGGGAAGTCGACAAAGCGATCGAGGCATTGGCGGTCTACGACATCGGGAAACCACTTGTAATCGAAGAAACGTTTCCGCTGAAGTGTTCACTGGATGAATTCGATACGTTCATCAAACGAAGCGAAAAAATCACCGAAGGTTGGATTGCGCATTATTTCGGTCGCACGATCGAGCAGCATCGCGCCGGCGCCGAACCCGTCGGGCCAATCGCGGCACAGTTCCTCGAGTACTGGTCATCAGCAATCGATACCAACGAGTAAGCCGACAACGCGATCCGCAGGCCCCAGCTTTCCAGTCACCAGCCCAACGCAAGCGAGATCGGCTCACAAACACCGCATCGCAACACCTTCACTCTCCCTGCAGGGAGAGTCGGGCCTCCGGCCCGGTGAGGGTCTCGCCAACCGTCGACGCTTCACCACTCACGTCGTCCATCAAACCCATCCAACGCCGGCATCTAAAATCGCCCCTGCCGCTGTGTTAAGTATTCAGTCAACGCGGTGTCGAAAGGCATGCTGGTGTCCAGTGGGACATAATCGATCTGCAGCTTATTACACCCTTCGCGGTAAGCATCCCTGAACTCTTGCAGGGCAGCCAAGTAGTCGGCGCGAAATCCGGTGGCGTCCACGCTGACCGTCTGCCCAGATTCCGAATCGGTAAACTGAACCGGACCGTCGTACGGAAACTCGACCTCGGCGGCGTCCAAGACGTGAAAAACGATCACATCGTGCCCCGCGTGTCGCAATCTTGCGAGTGCAGAAATCGTTTGGTCGATTTGCACCTTCCAATCCACCGAATCGTCGTCGGCCGGCCAAAGATCGCTGAACAGCATCACCAATGAGTGTTGCTTCAACATCGCGGCGACCTGCGAAAGCGATGCCGGAACGTCGGTCGTCCCCTGAGGCTGTAAATTCGAAAGCTGTGCGATGACGTCGCCAAGGTGACCGCGTCTTGATCGTGCGGGGAGCGACGCGTGTAGCTTTTCGTCAAACGTGATCAGTCCGACCGGGTCTTGTTGCATCAGCATCAGGTACGTCAGGGCTGCCGCCAAACAGGTCACATACTCGAACTTTGTCATCGATTGACTTTCGGTGAACCCCATCGACGAGGACAGATCGATGACCAGGTATCCAACCAGGTTGGTTTCCGACTCGAACCGTTTGATAAAGTACTTGTCGGTCTTGGCATAGACCAACCAATCGATCAGTTTTGGATCATCGCCACGGTTGTAACGTCGGTGCTCGCTAAACTGAACCGAAAACCCTTGAAAGGGACTGCTGTGCAACCCTTGCAAAAATCCTCGGACCACCATCCGGGCACGCAAATCCAAACGTTTGATTTGCTGCAACGCTTCCGGCGATAGTGGCGAACTCATTGGGGCAAACTCATTTCGTCAGCTTTTCCGGTTGCGGTGGCTGAATGTCATCGATCAATCGGCGAACCACCGAATCGCTATCCATCCCCTCGGCCGTCGCTTGGAAGTTAGTGCCAAGCCGATGCCGTAGCACGGGCAGCGCGATCCGCCGCACGTCACCGATATCAACGCTAAATCGTCCATCCATCGCCGCGATCGCTTTTGCACCGGCGATCAAGTTTTGGCCGGCGCGAGGTCCGGCACCAAAGTCGACCAATTCGCGAACATACTTGGGCGCCGAAGTGTCCGAAGGACGTGTCGCCCGCACCAGCGATGTCACATACTTGATTACAAACGGATTGACGGCCACGCTCGTGACCAATTGCTGCACATTGAGAATCGCCCGTGCCGAAAGCACCTTGTTCACCGACGGTGTTTCACCACGCGTGGTTGCTGTCAGGATTTGTTCTTCTTCGGCAGCCGAAGGATAGTCCAGCTTGATGTTGAACATGAACCGGTCAAGCTGCGCCTCGGGCAACGGGTAGGTGCCTTCTTGTTCGATCGGGTTTTGTGTCGCGATGGTAAAGAACGGCTTGGGCAACTGGTACGTTTCCCGTCCGACGGTGACCTGTTTCTCCTGCATCGCTTCAAGCAGCGCGGCCTGTGTCTTCGGAGGGGTCCGGTTGATTTCGTCGGCCAACAAAATGTTGGTGAAGATCGGGCCTTCGACAAAACGAAATTGCCGTTTTCCGCTTTCGTCTTCTTCAAGCACCTGGGTGCCGGTGATGTCCGACGGCATCAAGTCGGGTGTGAACTGAATCCGCTTGAACGAAACATCCAGGATGCTCGCCAACGTGCTCACAATCAACGTCTTTGCCAAACCGGGGACGCCTTCGAGCAAGCAATGCCCTTTGGTGTAAATCGACGCCAGCAGTTGCTCGATCGTTTCATGCTGGCCGACGATGACCTTGGCCAACTCGGAACGAATCGTCGTCTGGTGATCGGCAAATTCACGCAAGACGTCACCAAGGTTTCGACCCGAACCCCCAGACGAAGGTTTTCCTGATTTCCCTGGCGGCGGAGGAGGTGGCGTTGACGCGTTCACGATTTGCGGCGAACCCTTGGAAAGTTAAAGTGATGATCGTTGACGCTTGGGCTTCAACTCAACGGTGCCGCGATTCGGCACAGGCAATTTAACGCCCGGCTTGGTGACACTCCACCGGACGTCAAGATAAGATTAGAACAGTCCATCGCTCGACCACTTCAGGACGAATCATTTTAGGATCAAGATGCTTCGAATTGCTAAGCTCGCCACCTTCGCAATCCTCATTGTCTGGTGCATCTTACCTAAACCTTCAAAGGCGGCGATTGATGCGGCGACCGTCAGCCGCTCGATCGACCGCGGGATCGCGTACTTACGAGGGACGCAGACCGACGGCGGTGGATGGGTCGAATACCCCGGCAATTCATGCGGCTTGAGCGCACTGTGCACGCTCGCTTTACTTAACGCCGGTGTCTCACGCGAAGACGCGGCGATCCGCAATGCGATGAAGTATTTGCGGGCTACCGAAGCCACGCAAACCTATTCGGTCGCGTTGCAAACCCTCGCATATTGCCAATACGGATCGGCCGCCGATATGCCACGGATCCGCGACAACGTTTCCAAGTTAAGCGGCGAACAAATGCCCAACGGTGCTTGGGGCTACGGCGGAAAACGTGTCTCGCGAGGCGACCCGTCCAATTCGCAATTTGCGTTGCTCGCCCTCGGCGCCGCACAAGACCATGGCGTCCAGGTCGACCCGGAGGTCTTTCGCCGGGCGATCGATTACTGGAAAGGATTACAGAATCCCGATGGCGGTTGGAGCTACAGCGGTGGCGGATCGACGGGCAGTATGACGTGCGCCGGCGTCGCGTCGTTGATCATCGCCCAAGGAAGACTGGGTGACAACAGTTCGTCGATCGAAGACGGACGCATTCAGTGCTGCGGTGGCGAAAGCGACGAAGCAGATCCAATCCAAGCCGGACTCGATTGGTTGGCCCGCCGGTTTATTGTCGAAGACAATCCGAACGGTCATGCGTCAACCTATTTCTATTACCTGTATGCGATCGAACGTACCGGACGCTTGTCGGGACGACGTTTCTTTGGCGGTCACGACTGGTATCGCGAAGGCGCCGAGAAATTGCTGTCGATCCAAGATGGCTTTCAAGGTTTTTGGTCCGGCGGTGACTGGGAACCAGCCTCGGTCGCGACCTCGTTTGCCTTGCTGTTTCTTTCTAAAGGAAAACGGCAAGTGGTCGTCGGCCAGTTGGAGCACCTCGCGGATGATCGCCCACAGTGGCAACCTCATCCCGATTCACTGCGGCAATTGATTCGCCACGTCGAACGATCGTGGGGGCGCGACCTGACCTGGCAGACGGTCCGACTGAAAGACGCCAACGTCGTCGACCTGCTACAAACACCGGTGCTGGTGATCAGCGGCAACGAGTCGCTGAACCTAACGGATTCACAGCGGGCGTTACTGAAAGACTATGTCGATCAAGGCGGTACGATCTTGTTCGATGCCAGCGGCGACTTTGGATGTGGTAATTCGGCCAACTTTCAAAACAGCGTCGCGAATCTGTGCGCAAGTTGGTATCCCGATGCGCCGCTGGAACGCCTGCCGACATCGCATCCGGTGTTCAGCGCCGAACGACAAGTCGACATCGGTGCCATGCCGACGAATTTTTGGATCTATGGAGTTCAAGCGTGCTGCCGAACCGCCGTCTTCTTTGTCCCCCAAAGTTTGACGTGTCGCTGGGAATTGTCCGACAAGCTATTCACCCGCGGTGATCCACAAAACTCGCTCCGCCGCCAGATCGATCACTCCGTCCGCATCGGGCAAAACGTGATCGCGTATGCGACCGGCCGAGAGCTAAAAGACAAACTTGACGCCCAAATCGTCCTACAGCCCGAACCGCTATCGGAAGCCGCGCGCGGCTCGACGCGGATCGCCAGCCTTGCGATTGGAGCCGGCGGCGCGGATGCCCGGCGCGCGTTGCCCAATGTCGCGACGATCATTCGCAACCAAGCGCAAGTCGATCTGTCGGTACCCGATTCCGAAGTCAGTTTCGAACCGTTGGACCTTGCCAACGTCGACTTGTTGTGGGTGCATGGCCGTCGTGAATTTACGTTGACGGCGGACCAGCAGAACGCGCTGCGGCAATTCATCGAGCGTGGTGGTGTTGTCCTGGGAACCGCAATCTGTGGTGACGACGCCTTCTCCCAATCGTTTCGGACCGAATTCAACCGCGTACTTGGCGATCGACCACTTCGATCGATGCCGGCCGATCATCCGATGCTGACACGGCAGTACCTGGGCTACGACATCCGTTCGGTCACGATCCGTCGGCCCGGTCAAACCGGCAACACGTCGCAATTGCGAAAGCAATCCGGACCGCCGCTGTTGGAGTTCGCGGAAGTCGACGGGTTTGTCTCGGTGGTGTTTTCACCACTCGATTTATCATGTGCCCTCGAAAGCCAGAACAGCGTCCAGTGCCCCGGCTACAAAACCGAAGACGCGGCCAAGATCGTCACCAACGTCGTCCAAATGACGCTCCATCAATAGCGTCGCTATTCGCTAAAGATCGCCAGCAACTCTTTCGCCCATTCGTCCCAATCTTCGGCGGCGGCTTCGAAGTCAACTTCCATCCATCGCACCGGGTTTTTCGGCATCACGCGTGGAGTGAACTCGCTGTCGCGGCTGATCGGCAGTTGGCTGCTATCGCCCATCGCCAAACGGTCTTCGATCGAAGCACTGACGATGTAATCGGCGAACATTTCCGAGGCGACGGGGTGGGGGGCGTCCTTTAAAATCGCCAGCGTGTTGGGAATCCGCAATGTCCCCGGTTCATCGGCTTGCTGATCCGGAAATACAATCTCGACCTTGCGTAAGCGATCTTTTTCGACAATCGCGTCATCGGTATCGGTCAGGCCCCAAGCGACCTGGCCCGATGCGACGGCCTCGGCCACTTGTTTGTTGCCCGACAGCACGACGGCGTTGTCGCGAATCTGACTTAGAAATTCGATGGTTTCATCGTGACCGTCTTTCTCGCGAAGAACGGCGAAGTGAGTTGCCGTCGTTCCGAACAGCGGTCTTGCCATCGCACAGTTCTGTCTCCACTTCGGATCAGCTAATTCTCGAACGCTGGTGGGGTACTGCGACTTGTCCGTCAATTTTTCAGCGTTCACCAACAGGACACGCGCCCTGGCAGCGAAACCGCACCAAGTTCCATCGCTGGAAATCATGTCGCTCGGCCAGCCGCTGGCAACCTTCCATGTCCGAGGTTTCAGCAACCCGAGTTTCTGGAGCCGAACGGTGTGCATGATCTCGTTGTTCCAGAACACATCGCACACCGGCGTTTGTTGTTCGGCGATGATTTGGTTGACCAGTCCGACCGTCTTCGTCGATTCGACATCGAACTTGCCGACGACGCCGATTTCGTTGTCCGTGCTCCGTTCAAAGGCCGCGATAATCGGCCGAGCAAAAACTTCGTCGAGCGCACAATACAGAACCACGTCTGATTCGGACCGTGACACGCACCCCGAGAGACAACCGGCAGAAGAAAGCAGGGCCGCGGTGCGAATGAATCGCCGTCGGTCAACCTGTGGCCTACAATGGTGGGATGAATGGTGCATGCGTCTATCGAAAACTTGGTATTGATTCGGTGATGATCCGGCTGATTGTAACGGTCGCCGTTTTCGGTTGCTTGATGCGTGACCGTGCCGCGGCAGACTTCAAAACGTTTCGCGGCCGGCACATCACACTGCAAAGCGACACGGGAACGACCGAATCGTTGACCGATCTGGTCGAATCGTTTGATGCGTCGGTCAGTCAATGGGAACGCATGCTCGACCTTCCCGATGGCAAGCTAGATTCCTGGCACGTCCGAGCGTTTGTGATGGAGCAGCCCGATCGGTTTCGAGCCTCCGGTGACTTGCCACAGTCGTTGGACTTTCAATACGGCTATGCGATGCCGGGTGTGATCTGGGTGCGACTGCAACCGAGTCAATACTATACCCGTCACCTGCTGCTGCACGAAGGCGTCCATGCGCTCGCGATCGATCAATTCGGCGGGACGGGACCGAGCTGGTTCTCCGAAGGTGTCGCAGAACTACTGAGCGTCCACCGCGGTCAAGGCGACGAAATTCAAATCGGGACGATTCCGGCGGACAAGAATGAAGTCCCCTACTGGGGTCGCTTCAAACTTTTGTCCCAAGCTCGCGATGAAGCCAAGATCCCCAACTTGTCGTCTTTGCTACGTCTACCGAATCGTTTGGACGGTGATGTGGAATCATACGGCTGGTGCTGGCTGGCCGGATCATTGCTGACACATTACCCCGAGTATCGTCCGATCTGGTTAAAGGCGGCGCGTGACGGTCTAGATGTCTCGGAAAGTTTCACCGAATCGTTTCGCAAATCCGTGGCGTCGCAGTGGCCGATCTTACAAGCACGCTGGCGGATCCTTACCGAAACGGCGGACTACGGTTTTGACTGGTCGCGTGAACGAGTAGACCTCTCCATCAAAGATCCTTTGTTTCGTGATTCCGAATTGCGTTTGAACGTTGCCGCCGACAAAGGCTGGCAATCGACCGGCGTCCGCTTCGCTCCGGGAACCAAGCTATCGATTCAAGCGAGCGGCCGATGCAGCGTGAACCAGATTCCCAAACCATGGATCAGCGAACCGGCAGGCGTGACGATTCATTATGCCAACGGACGCCCGCTGGGCCAGTTACTTGTGTGCGTGCTTCCCAACTTGACGGGCGATGAACCGTTTCTCGATCCACTAAAAATCGTTGCCGTTGATCCAGAAACTGATTTGAAAATCGATCAGCACTGTTGGCTGCTATTCCGGATCAACGACCAGCTCGGTGACTTAGGCAACAACAACGACGGCTACTCGGTCATTCTCCGCGCCGCTCGCTAGAGTTCTGTCGTCCCCAATGCTTCACCCCATTTGATTCGGTGACTTTGGAGAAAAGTTTTTCGGCATTACCGATCGGTTTTTGTCGAGGGTTTCACGTATTGCAGGGCTTGCCAAGGGCTCGGGGTGCACCAGATTGGTCGTGACTCGGTGACCGTGATCTGACACGATCGCCGGACTGTCTCGTCTCTGCTCTTCGGTGGTGCCCTCGTTAAGGTTGGTGACTGACCATGATTTTTCGACAGTGTCTCACGACTCGTATCTCACGGCGTCCTGATATCAACTCAACACGACCTCGTCGTCGAGTTAGGTTCCAGTCTCTTGAACGCCGTCAGATGTTAGCCGGTGACCTTTGCGATGTCGAAGTCGTCCCAACGTCTTCGCAAACCACCCCAGCACCGACACTCCAAAGTGTCTTGTTGGGTGCAACCGAATATGCAGCTTCCGATGCTGCCGGGGGAACGCTTGCTAGCGCAGCAAATTTGGGCGTGATCGAGGGATCTGTTCAGCGCCAGGGGAGTCTAAGCTGGCTCGACCGACTGGACATCGTTCACTTTGAAATCACCGAAGACTCGCAGGTCAGCTTCGCTGTCGATCAACTCGGTGGCAACGCCGATCTGTATCTGATCAATCGCCAGGGCAACATCCTTGCTTCATCGACCAATCGCGGTTTCGGCGAAGAACTGATCCGCGGAAAGCTACGCAGTGGCGAGTACTACCTTGCCGTTTCCGCTCGAACGTTTTCTCCGATTTCGTACCGACTCTCGCTCGATGTCGAATCACTTGTCCCGATCAACGAATCACCGTCGAGCGATTCCCCCGCAACCGAGACGCCTGCGGAAACGACACCATCGCTTCTGCCGGAAGTCGACGATTTCGGTTCCAGTCTGGATTGGAACTTAAATGCCATTGGTGCGCCCGAAGCCTGGGCCGCCGGCTACACCGGCCAGGGCGTCACCGTGGCGGTCATCGACACCGGGGTTGACCTTGATCACCCCGACTTGCAACGCAGCATTTACGTCAACGCCGGCGAGATTCCCGGCAATGGGATCGACGACGACCAGAACGGCTACGTCGACGATGTCTCCGGCTATGACTTTGTCGACGGCGATGCGGACGCAAACGATGGCAACGGACACGGAACACATGTTGCCGGAACGATCGCCGCCGCCAATAACTCTGTTGGCGCCACCGGCGTTGCCCCCGAGGCAAACGTCCTTCCGATTCGCGTGCTGGACGATTCGGGACGCGGGTCAGACTCCGGCGTCGCCGCGGGCATCCGCTATGCCGCCGACATCGGCGCGCAAATCATCAATCTTAGTCTCGGCGGTGGGACCAGTTCCCGCATTGCCGCGGCGATTGAATACGCAACCTCGCTCGGTAGCTTGGTTGTTGCGGCGGCAGGTAACGAGTCATCTGCCGTCCCGAGCTACCCTGCCCAATACAGTCGCGAATCGACAAGCGTTCTCTCCGTCGGGGCATTTGATTCCTCCGGTCAGATCGCTTCGTTTAGCAACGGAGTTGACTCCAGCGGCGCCGTCCAAATTGATGCTCCCGGTGTCGGTATCTACAGCACCTACCTTGACGGCCGCTACGCAACGCTGAGTGGTACGAGCATGGCGACGCCCCATGTTGCCGGCGTCGCGGCGCTAATTCTATCTGCCGATCCTGATTTGACATCGAGTGAATTGCGTGAGCTACTGGCCAGCAGAACGATCGGCCAAGTGAACGGCAGTGATTCACTCGGCAAGCTCAGCACGCTCAGCGCAGTTGCGATGGCTGCGGCCGGAACGAGCGTCAACGCGTCGACCGATTCGCAGGTCCGTGCGTCGACGAGTTCGACCACGGTGCGCGCGACTTGGATGCCGCGATCAAGCAGCGACGCGAGGCTCGCTTCGTCAAACCGTTTGTTATCGCCAAGTGTCAATCGCGATGCGACAGGCGGGCGTCACTTCGGCGGCGAACCCGGCCAGCCGCTTTCGAGTTCGACGACGGTTTCGACAGAATTCACGCCGACCATGTTGCCAACGACACTGGTCGCAGAATCGAGCGTCGACGCGATCGATTGCCTGATGATGGACGAGAGCGGTCTCGGCGAAAGCGGTCAGCCTGATCGCGATGCACTCGACGCGTTCTTTGCGGGTTCCGACCGGCTCAGCATTTCTTAAGCGCTTCCAGCGGGACGTAATACTTCACGTACCGGTGCCCATCGCTAAACCGCTGGCCTTTGGGGTTGGGCACCAGTACGGTTGCCCGCCGCGTGATTCGATTGACGCGTCCGCGAAGGTTGTGCCCATCGTGGGCGAACGCGACGTTGTCTCCAACGCGAATGTTGAACTTGACCGCCGCCCGTTCTCGCTGCGTAATCAAGTTGTGTTGGTAATCGGTGTGCCCGAAGTAGCGACCGGCGATCGACTGGAAACGGGCTTCATTACAGTTGCCGTCATTCCAAATCAACATCTCGGTCAAATGTACGAATTCGTGCTCGGCGACCCGCTGCATCGCTTCCAAGCGATTGCGGCACAAGCACCCGGCGACTTCGATCGGCCGTGAAACATCTTCAAACGTTTGAAACAACAAGGTGCTCGAAAGCACCAGTTCAAACTTTCGTGGTCCGTCGACGCTACCGCTCGGATACTGCGTGACAAGTTTTCCGCCCACGCTGGTCATTCGCGACGAAAGTTGAAACGACAACCCTTCCGCTTCGGCAGCCTTGAGGACTTTGCCACCAAAAAACAAGTCATCGTACAAGCGGATCATCCGCGAGAGATCCCCGACGGAGACCTTGGTGAAGTTTGGTCCGTCCAACGAACGGCTGGTCATCAAGACCTGATCGTAAATCTGCCGCCGCATCCGATCACGCTCCGCGGTCGCGAACTTTCGCAAAGCCACTTCGCCGGCCAAGCTGCCCAAGTATTGCGGGTCGCGAGGACGTGTCGGATTGTCCACGGTCGCCGGGGGACGGCTGGCCGCAGCCTTTCTTGGGGCCGTGGTGACGTCGGTCCGAGCGGCTTGCGAGCCAGTGACCTTAGATGTTGGGCGCGGAGTTTCTCCGGCGCGACGTTTTCGAGCCATCTCAGTCCTTCTGCAGCACCGACGGGGTGAAGTCGTCTTCGGGCGAGAGGGCTTCGGCAAAGCGAGCGAGCAAATTCGCGACGTGGTCGATGTCGGTCAACGAGATCGCTTCGACGGCCGAATGCATGTAGCGGTTCGGGATCGCGACCAATCCCGTCGCCACGCCGGCACCATGAAGTTGCAACACGTTGGCGTCATTCGGAGTCGCCCGCCCGATCGCTGCCATCTG
Encoded here:
- a CDS encoding glycerophosphodiester phosphodiesterase family protein — translated: MAAHFCCFVASSFNVFAEPPSTLYRIDAKSPEGLRQLFQRGGGPLPIVSAHRGGGEMPGYPENCLETFEHTLRHAYAMLEIDLQETADGALVLHHDATLDRTTTGNGPVSDQTLAELKQLFLKDVDGNVTSYRMPTLEETLQWARGKTILIFDKKKVSVERCVQEIQRHQAQSYAMVMAYSIDEIKQCHRLDSDIMMEVMIGNDKRFDQFQQSGVPFDRVVAFVGHQPPTDQALIERLHGERVCCIAGTSRNLDKPLKDLSNQDDPSAKKKTELQSKYQERLDFGVDLIETDLPVEVSTLLGLTDQVPDAKRRFFIPRSEHAPESNHNSHHQLERIQVSDDGTHFVGKDSGAKFRPWGYNFVGEFGQIVEEYWDENWASLEEDFREMKRLGANVVRLHLQVGTYMQSPNEVDHHQLRRLASVLDLADRTGLYLDLTGLGCYHLDQVPDWFAESNERQRWETQANFWEAIAKTCSGHPAVFCYDLINEPVLGPPKDGEHPWLLGELGGQYFVQRISHRGDASSRQDIAAEWVNRMVTAIKKHDSESMITIGVIPWAHVWPNAKPLFYSAPIADQFDFVSVHFYPQTGEVDKAIEALAVYDIGKPLVIEETFPLKCSLDEFDTFIKRSEKITEGWIAHYFGRTIEQHRAGAEPVGPIAAQFLEYWSSAIDTNE
- a CDS encoding DUF58 domain-containing protein, giving the protein MSSPLSPEALQQIKRLDLRARMVVRGFLQGLHSSPFQGFSVQFSEHRRYNRGDDPKLIDWLVYAKTDKYFIKRFESETNLVGYLVIDLSSSMGFTESQSMTKFEYVTCLAAALTYLMLMQQDPVGLITFDEKLHASLPARSRRGHLGDVIAQLSNLQPQGTTDVPASLSQVAAMLKQHSLVMLFSDLWPADDDSVDWKVQIDQTISALARLRHAGHDVIVFHVLDAAEVEFPYDGPVQFTDSESGQTVSVDATGFRADYLAALQEFRDAYREGCNKLQIDYVPLDTSMPFDTALTEYLTQRQGRF
- a CDS encoding AAA family ATPase gives rise to the protein MREFADHQTTIRSELAKVIVGQHETIEQLLASIYTKGHCLLEGVPGLAKTLIVSTLASILDVSFKRIQFTPDLMPSDITGTQVLEEDESGKRQFRFVEGPIFTNILLADEINRTPPKTQAALLEAMQEKQVTVGRETYQLPKPFFTIATQNPIEQEGTYPLPEAQLDRFMFNIKLDYPSAAEEEQILTATTRGETPSVNKVLSARAILNVQQLVTSVAVNPFVIKYVTSLVRATRPSDTSAPKYVRELVDFGAGPRAGQNLIAGAKAIAAMDGRFSVDIGDVRRIALPVLRHRLGTNFQATAEGMDSDSVVRRLIDDIQPPQPEKLTK
- a CDS encoding DUF4159 domain-containing protein — translated: MLRIAKLATFAILIVWCILPKPSKAAIDAATVSRSIDRGIAYLRGTQTDGGGWVEYPGNSCGLSALCTLALLNAGVSREDAAIRNAMKYLRATEATQTYSVALQTLAYCQYGSAADMPRIRDNVSKLSGEQMPNGAWGYGGKRVSRGDPSNSQFALLALGAAQDHGVQVDPEVFRRAIDYWKGLQNPDGGWSYSGGGSTGSMTCAGVASLIIAQGRLGDNSSSIEDGRIQCCGGESDEADPIQAGLDWLARRFIVEDNPNGHASTYFYYLYAIERTGRLSGRRFFGGHDWYREGAEKLLSIQDGFQGFWSGGDWEPASVATSFALLFLSKGKRQVVVGQLEHLADDRPQWQPHPDSLRQLIRHVERSWGRDLTWQTVRLKDANVVDLLQTPVLVISGNESLNLTDSQRALLKDYVDQGGTILFDASGDFGCGNSANFQNSVANLCASWYPDAPLERLPTSHPVFSAERQVDIGAMPTNFWIYGVQACCRTAVFFVPQSLTCRWELSDKLFTRGDPQNSLRRQIDHSVRIGQNVIAYATGRELKDKLDAQIVLQPEPLSEAARGSTRIASLAIGAGGADARRALPNVATIIRNQAQVDLSVPDSEVSFEPLDLANVDLLWVHGRREFTLTADQQNALRQFIERGGVVLGTAICGDDAFSQSFRTEFNRVLGDRPLRSMPADHPMLTRQYLGYDIRSVTIRRPGQTGNTSQLRKQSGPPLLEFAEVDGFVSVVFSPLDLSCALESQNSVQCPGYKTEDAAKIVTNVVQMTLHQ
- a CDS encoding extracellular solute-binding protein, with product MVLYCALDEVFARPIIAAFERSTDNEIGVVGKFDVESTKTVGLVNQIIAEQQTPVCDVFWNNEIMHTVRLQKLGLLKPRTWKVASGWPSDMISSDGTWCGFAARARVLLVNAEKLTDKSQYPTSVRELADPKWRQNCAMARPLFGTTATHFAVLREKDGHDETIEFLSQIRDNAVVLSGNKQVAEAVASGQVAWGLTDTDDAIVEKDRLRKVEIVFPDQQADEPGTLRIPNTLAILKDAPHPVASEMFADYIVSASIEDRLAMGDSSQLPISRDSEFTPRVMPKNPVRWMEVDFEAAAEDWDEWAKELLAIFSE
- a CDS encoding S8 family peptidase, which produces MLAGDLCDVEVVPTSSQTTPAPTLQSVLLGATEYAASDAAGGTLASAANLGVIEGSVQRQGSLSWLDRLDIVHFEITEDSQVSFAVDQLGGNADLYLINRQGNILASSTNRGFGEELIRGKLRSGEYYLAVSARTFSPISYRLSLDVESLVPINESPSSDSPATETPAETTPSLLPEVDDFGSSLDWNLNAIGAPEAWAAGYTGQGVTVAVIDTGVDLDHPDLQRSIYVNAGEIPGNGIDDDQNGYVDDVSGYDFVDGDADANDGNGHGTHVAGTIAAANNSVGATGVAPEANVLPIRVLDDSGRGSDSGVAAGIRYAADIGAQIINLSLGGGTSSRIAAAIEYATSLGSLVVAAAGNESSAVPSYPAQYSRESTSVLSVGAFDSSGQIASFSNGVDSSGAVQIDAPGVGIYSTYLDGRYATLSGTSMATPHVAGVAALILSADPDLTSSELRELLASRTIGQVNGSDSLGKLSTLSAVAMAAAGTSVNASTDSQVRASTSSTTVRATWMPRSSSDARLASSNRLLSPSVNRDATGGRHFGGEPGQPLSSSTTVSTEFTPTMLPTTLVAESSVDAIDCLMMDESGLGESGQPDRDALDAFFAGSDRLSIS